The following proteins come from a genomic window of Nitrospirota bacterium:
- a CDS encoding Maf family protein, translating to MVYGSEIILASASPRRRRILEEAGIPFAVLESRYAEDLSL from the coding sequence ATGGTGTACGGTTCTGAAATCATCCTTGCTTCGGCCTCTCCCCGCCGGAGGCGCATCCTGGAGGAGGCGGGCATTCCCTTCGCCGTCCTTGAGAGCAGGTACGCCGAGGACCTCTCCCTGC